The sequence below is a genomic window from Sebastes fasciatus isolate fSebFas1 chromosome 11, fSebFas1.pri, whole genome shotgun sequence.
CAGGTTAAAAGGACTGGCACAGTCAAACATGGCTTTAACGCCCTACATCCTACTAAGACGAAGACCGTCCAGTCCTGTATCAGAGGAACGCTAGAGACGCAGAAGAGCCGTAAAGACAGTGTCGGTCAGGAGAACGTCCCCCCTTGCAGAAACAGTCACTGCAACATATGGTCGGTGGGTTCTTCAGGTAGTATGGTCCCTGTGTGTACCTCTTCTCAACAAGAGGAGGAGGTTGTCAAAGAGAGACGCATCTCTGTTCCTGACATTCTGATGAGTTGGGGAGGTAGCACGCCGCAGGCAGCGATGCTGCAAATGGCCGAGAAGCTGGCTCAGAATGACCACCAGCTTCCGTCTTACAGAACCGAAGTAAAGCATGATAAGTCCGTTAACCAGAGTCCAACTGAGAGCAAGAATGGTCCAATGGCTGACTGTGCTGATGCTAATGACGCCGAGAGTAACTTGAGCTCTACGGACACCGCAACCCATTCCAAGATCCCCAAACTAAGAGAAGCTCACGAAGAGCAAAAGGTCAACTCTagaagagaaaatgagcctGTGGGATTGGTCGGCATACCCTACAGAGATGAACTGCTACATTCACTAAACACATCCCATAAGCTCCCTGACAATGAGCAAGAAAATGGCGATGAGACAAATCCACATGAAGACACGACAGACATCACTCCCTATCAAAAGTCTTTTAATAGCTTTCAGATGAAGAGAAAAATTAATGAGTCTGTTTGGTCGGTGGAGTCTCTGGCCCCCTGTATCCCCACTAAGGAGTGGCTGTTGCACAACAGCACGTTTGAGCCAGAAGTCATAGTCGAGATGACGGAGGATGTTGAAAATGGTACACCGTTGACCCTAAATGACAACCTAATTGTCAAAGCAAGTAAAGAGAGGAGACGGACGCGTCGCAGGTGTTCCTTTTCTGACTCTGTTCTGATGTCGGACAGCTGGCTCATTTACAATACCCCCCCTGAGAAGCAAAGTCTACCAAAGAAGCCAGAAATTGAAAGTGACATTGATGCCTCTGAGATCCGACCAAAGCAAGTCCAGAGCACGGCTCCTTCAGAAAAAGATCCCTTAGCTTCCCCGACTCGCCTGCCACAGAGTCAGATAGTTTTATCTACCCCCACTGAAGAGGATGACGACAAAAATAGTTCTTCTGAACCAGAGGCTAATCGAAGCCCAAACCAGGAATCTCTCATTGTAAATGAGCAGCAGGAGAAAAGCGCCTGCTCTCCCGAGCAGGAAGAAACTCCCCTCTTGAACTCGGCGGCAGGTTTGACGACCTCAACTGCAGGCCAAAACCGAGTGGAAATGGAGGATGGAGCATGCGGGAACGAAGAAGTTGGTCAACTGAGAAACGAGCAACTGTGTGTCCCGATGGCTGACCAGAAGATGGCCGAAGTGTCTCCGTCAAAGGGACATTTAGTGGACTGCGGCATCCAGTGTATTGAACTCCAGCAGTGTGCTTCATGTAAGGAGAAGATCGGCACGGGACCAGTCAGAAGacagttttttaaatattcaggtGATCATCCTCCTGATTCTACAATGCTGAACATGTGCTGTGTCCTGTTGCCTCCTAAGGAAAAATGTGTGCAATGCTTTAACGGTTACTTATCTTATAGATGTGAAGAAAGGAAACAATGGCCAAGCAGACGGATTCTGCGTGAAGGGACAAATGCAGAAAAACCAGAAGAATCACTGGAAGAACAGAGGTAaagcagggccggctctagcccaacacacacatcagacatcgcaatggttttaagacaaaaatttaGATTTATCTTCATAAATcacagtatttattataatataaataaacaattggtccctgatattgttggctttaAAGTGTTtggtcagtttcactacaacttataattttattaacaaataagtgcagcCAGGGAGATGAAAGAGACtcacaggggtgaaaagtgtttatctttatttttttcatttgttagctcaatgcagaaaatgatgaaagGCGCCCACTGGGAATTTTaaaacttattattttattactatttttttaggtgaccacaacccccagaaggtggcgccctgaGGTAAAGCATGTGATCTAGAATTGATATAGCTGATGCAGCACGCCATCATCATGTCAGAATttcactttggtttatgaccaaactCCTGCAAGAccacactttttattttaatttttttttttttttttaagaaaaaaacatttatactgtTAAGTATTATTTTCCAGCATAAGCTTGTATACAAAATACAAGCTTATACAATCctagtctcatttatccagttgtATGTTCACAATTTTCCAAACGCATGCATCTATGCTAAAATCGTACTACTCAAAACACTTTGGACAAGTAGCGTAGTGTTTTTAATAGTCAGGTTTTAgagaagatgtgtgtgtttgggaagtagtgagcctACGACTGGAAAAATGAGACTGGGAGACGGGACGTTTTGATATTGTTTTGCTGTTAACCCGACCTCTATTTACTTTGTTCATAAAGACCTCTCTGTTTTGTCATTGTTATTTCACCGTGGAggtatgagagaaaaacaaagttttcttcaagagaGAACGCCGCCGAGTAGGCTGatggatttttttaatgattctGGTATTAAAAGTATAACATGTAACATGTTAATGTAAAACATTCTTAAAAGAAATAGACATTTCCCAAAGCCAGAAAATCTGCAGACTAAATAagcatttttaaattgtatagTCAACTTCAGGACTGCGAGTGTGGTTTGATAATGACTAGTGAACACAAGTATATAACATCTTATTTTCCCCCCCCAATTAAACCCGTCCACTTCAAACCAGTAAGAGggcacagaaaaacaaactgttgGGACTTTAGCAAAGAAATTGTGTGATCATGTTGGACACCAAGCAGAGGGACCATAAAcaacctctctctctatgtctacAGAAAAGCACAGCAGCCAGCAGGAAGCCTACAACGGATTTAGCAAACCTGTGAAACCTCAAGGTGAGAATCGCAGCTCTTCTTCTTGCTTGTGTCGGGACGGGTGATCGAGATCACGCGGTGCAGATTGCTTTGGAAATTGAGGCTTTTATTCAAATCAAAGACTAGATTGAAAAATTCTTTAGTTTGGTTTGTGAAGATTGGTGGGAACATTGTTTTTAATGGTGCAGACCAAACGTCCACACACATCAAATGATCATAACTCTAGATTGTTAATTAATGaaacatagaaatagaataggagtagaacagacattgaactgttttctaTGGTCATTTGACTCGTAGAAAAGAAAACggcagttgttgttgttatggtgacaacatgTCAGTGGGCTGTAAAGGCGAGCTGTGGTCGCAGCTCGCCGGGAAGAGAGCAGACGCAGCTCCGGAGACGGATGGCTGGCAAGTTAGCTAGGTAGCTTGTCCTTCTCCGGAGCGGTGGGGCACTGACACTGACCACCATCCCGctgttgggctcattttctataagtgtagcattaaagcatggcGGAAAGCTAGCTATatagctagcttgctaattccaccatgctttaatCAAAGAACGTATAATGCCAAGAAGTGAATGTCAACTACTCGTTCCATTGTATCAGCAAAGCCACGTTTCCGCCATtatggactgaaagcgactaccagtaaaacgtccgacTACAAAGTACcgttaaaaaagtaaaacaaaattagttctattttattgttatattcaatgtctctaccaaaatgtcctgtgttgaacaataacaatattataaataagCGGTTTCAGTCCAatatggcggcagcggctgtttcGTCTCTTTCTATactttaatgctacactgtttacagaaaatgagccaaatAAAGTGGTCACTCATCTGTCGGTGGCAATGTGCTTTACTCCGTAGAGTGTGTAGATGAAGCCTTAAGTTGTTAATTGTACTCATTTACTGTCTCTCCATGCTTGGTaacgttactactccactgcttGTTTAGTCATTACCGTTGAGGCCGTGACTTTCTTTTATTTCCATACCAGTAGCTTCTCATTTGAATTCAATGCTGCAACactgtctttaaaaaaaaaaaaaaaatctgctattACTAGATGGCGTCAACCACTGTTATGTAGGAACGTGCTACTAGATTTCAGTACATTGGACAAAGGTTTCTACTGTTCTATTCACTAACTAACCTGAAGAACGTATTCATGACTTAAGAGATGAAAAGCAGGCTTTCTTTGCCTTTTAATGCACTGCATTTCTTCTTCCAGGTGGACACAGAAGGAACACACGCTGCTGAGCACTGCTGCACTCCACAAGACAACTCTTGGTTTTAAAGATacaatttaatattaaaaatgaatttcaaattaaatgtaCTAATTctatttttcaataaatttataatacatttttaaatatggtCTGTTATCTTAATGGCAACTTTTGGGCTAGTTTTTAATCCTTTCACTTATTAATACACAGAATAAAAGTTAGGTTCTCTTTCTGCCCATTTTCCCTGAGAACTCATCCATTAGAGTTACTTTAAGTTCAATAGTTGACTGAACTCTACGGACCTATAAGATAAATGTGCAGCATAGACTGTTTGCTGAAGGCAGTGAATGTGTTTCTTGGAACAGGTTTCTGGTTGAAGTTTTGTATAGCAAGGACTTGCATGTCACTGAATGGAATTTTGATCAGATTAATCAATTGCAGAGTTGTGCAGAGTCTTGCAGTATCTTTGAAATCTGCTTGTGGGAACATTTAAAAGCATTGTTGGTTGTTCAAGAACTGTAATATTCTTTCTAAATAGAATATTTGAAGTTCGATGAGAAAATATTTCCTCCCATGTTGTAACATATACCCAAGTTTATTATCTCTGACACAACTTGATGagaaagtcggcaacactgacagtccgttcCTTCAGGCCTCCCTTCTAAAATACTCCCCATAAATTATCATGACGGACCGAGTGCACTCAGATAGACGGACAGGTAGCCGTCCAATCTTTTCATtcagtcctgcaacagccacagatacccgattcttttttttttggtcagatcatttgatttattgattgctgtctgAATGTAATGACAATTTCAACTGACATAAAATAACAAATGTATTTGAAAAACATCACCCACCCTaagtttaaagcttcagtaggcagaatatttttggcatcattgggcaaaaattccataatctttcatcatattgtaattcaagtgttcttagagataactagacttctgcacctcctcatggctctgttttcaggctttagaaaatctagcccatgatgggagactttggccaatcaggtcatttcagaaagagagaaagcgttcctattggctgttcagtcactcgcaaactccgatcaaatggtcaaactaggcagcactgatcaaatatgaatcaatattctgttactgtaatgcctatttctctcctcaaatgttttcagaaacatcttgtgtactgtttagctgtaaaatgagaaagtttgctacGGCTGgggggcagtgcttggtatttcctaagCAGATCtaaacatggctgccaggtcacaaactttcttgaGGTttagtttgatcagagtttacgagtgattgacagctgctcagagacggcaggctccagctcgacttctattggttgttttccggtctgtgaaatcttgcagatgccgttaggagcaccggagcaacatgatttttttttttttcagattacctgcctCGTGCACTTTTGCCAGGACAtagtaaccgttttataaaaataacttttttttttatcatatttgctccaacttgccaacttcagctttaagagaTACAATTAAACATATTTTCAGATATATTAACTTGATTGAGGCAACCCTAAAACCGCACAGCAGATTGGATGGAAAACATTGATTGCTAGAGTGTAAATGTAAGTAAAAAAAGTCCACATTTTTAATGTTGGAAAAAGGCTCCATAATGCTGTAGGACAGCaatgctgtaaaatgataaagttatGTTAAGCAGAGGCTGTAGAGCGTAGCTGGAAGTCATTGTCAGAAGCCTGTTTGACTGTGTACCCAGGCTGGATACAACATAGGCTAatagtgctacaggaatgagcgtaaaatacatcaataaataccccactcgtgaattttgaagcttttacgttaaacggtggctaaatgagactactaaacatcatcacgccgactcgtcctccgtTACAGCTTCGTTTTGTGTACTCGCGCTCATGTCGCCGTGGTGTAGTTcctttatagcctaacattagatttttacttctggtgattacattcacacttcaaaaatcataaaagtggtgttcatttgtgaagaagAATTTGTGCTGTATAAAACatgtatcataaacgtttgtttgccacagagctgattttctgcaataatacaaaacccaatggaacaatcccattgggtttttgtTGAGGGATCCAGGGCGatcgatgctaacttcctggttggcctacagaaaTACATCATCCCCGCAGCCCTCTACGGCACAGTAAAACAATGGTCTCATAGTTGGATGGACTCATTTTCTTCAAAATGACACAAAGTGGGGTGAGACCAAATAATCACATCAGATCTCATAGGTCATCACCCAGCCGGGTGATCTCGTCCAGCAGGAAGTCGATGTCCTCTTGTTGTGTGGCGGGATTGGAGAACACACACCTGAAGAAATTGACTTTGGCTCCCAAAGGCTGATAGCCAATCAGAACAGAGCCCTTCTCCATCATCCTGCCTTTGATCCGAGGAGCCACCTGCAGAGACATAAAAGAGTAAGAACCTCTTTTCTTTGTTATGTCAGTCTCCTTTAAACCCTTTTCACCCATTTTCAATATAAAGACTGAGTGCGTCCAGAGGAAACCCTGATGGTCTGTACTGACCTGATGGAGTCTTGCGTCTCTGTCAGGTCCAGCTGGCAGGCCTCTCAGACTGGGAGGGATGTACCAGAAACACACATTACTGTGCTCCGGCTGTGTGAGAGGCAGACGAGAGATATGCCCAGTAAGAACTGATTGTGGATAAAGAAACACTAAGACTAAACTGAACTAAAACTAATAACTAGGACCAAATATACACAACGATAATGCCTGGTAATATTCTGTACATGGTTAGTGTAAGAGGTCTGGCTGTCTTTGACATCTACAATAGTTTACAACCAGGCTAAATTAGGTTgaaaagtgaaaatgttttaGACGTCTAGGATACATATAACTGttgttttaaaggtgcaatgtgtaacaCCTGGCCACGTACTCCAAACAAATAGTACCAACCAGCCTTACTTTGTTTTTGAAGACCAGTTCGAAGTCTGTCCTCCTCTGCAGTTGATCATACAGGTACTCAGCATTCTCTAAGCATTTGTTGACCTGAGATCCGAAGCCCTCGGAGCCCTGACAGAGTGAGCGTCAGAGACaatgacagacagagacacagacagttaAAGAGCTCAGATTCAGTCTggtttaaagtagggctgtcaaaatgaacgcgttaacacaaattaattttaacaccactagTTTCTCTatcacattaatgcaacttgcgatttttagattgtagcgggctcacttttaaagctagaaaacctaaggaatccatcggtaccaaccatgtcatactagtttgtcgtgaaggaggttaaataacgctccaaaatcaGGCATCATTTTTGCAAGGAAAAAAgagtctcttgacctctgacctcaagatatgtaaatgaaaatggattctatgggtacccacgagtctcccctttacagacatgcccactttatgataatcacatgcagtttggggcaagtcatagtcaagtcagcacactgacacactgacagctgttgttgcctgttgggctgcagtttgccatgttatgatttcagcatattttttatgctaaatgcagtacctgtgagggtttttggacaatacttgtcattgttttgtgttgttaactgatttccaataataaatatatacatatatttgcataaagctgcatatttgcataaagctgcatatttgcccacgtccatgttgataagagtattaaatacttgacaaatctccctttaaggtacatttagaacagataaaaatgtgtgattaatttgattcgaattaatcacaattaaataattTGAATTAATTGACAGCCTTTGTTTAAAGCACAGCAGGTGATGTGAAAAACATTATCACTCTGGGGTTACACTGATACTGATCATGAATACCTTTGCCTTCCACATGAGCCACAGTTTGAAGACGTCGACATGTCGGCCACACTGGATGCTCTTATCTCCAGTATCATAGCTCACGTCGTAGGGTTTGTCTGTCTGGAAAAGGTACTCAGCCCCCAACTCATTACACTCCTTTAAGAGACCCTGCAGAGGAGAGAGGCATGGGACATTCACACAGCTAGAGATCATACATGGACAACCTTTAAAGACAACCTTAGGAGATCCAATgaagaaatgaataaaagaacAATGAGGAATGCAGGGAGGTTCACATTCTGAGATGGGAAACCATCTCTTTTGCTGCGAACAATTTCAGCTCATTTACACTTTTGAGATTCACACTTTTTGTTGCCAGAATGACCAGCTGGCTGAACCCAGAAGTGGCTCTGCAGAGCGAAAGATGGACATGAAGAATTATTTAGttaaaaactaaatgtttatGGGGCGACCTGGTAGCCTTACCGCAGCGGCACGGGGTcatcccctctctttctctctccccctgtCATAACTGTCACTCTCAAACAAAGGCAGAacccaaaaaaaataatttgagaAAAACCCCAAAAACCTTAATGTTTATACTTATTCAGACCTCCAAATAACTGCTTTTTAGCTGGGTACAGGCTGTCTCAGTGGACTCACTCAAGACCATGGACTATATGACCcaggttgttaaaaaaaaaaaaaaaagagaattgcCCTTTATCCTGCTGTGGCAGTTGTGGCTCAGAGGTGGAgcagtgtccttgagcaagacacttaaccccaaactgACCCTGAAGGCTGagtcatcggtgtgtgaatgagtatttagattagatcctgatgggcaggttgacaCCTTGCATGGCAGGTTCTGCCATCAGAGTATCAATATGTGTGCGAATGGGTGAATGATGACATGTAGTgtgaagcgctttgagtggtcggaagactagaaaggtgctatgtaaatgcaagtccatttaccatttatccTTTATCCCAAACTTCACAGGgcgtgcgccaggatttgtctgctctgaggttgtcaaaattagatttgctcatgtataactaaaatcctaataacacacttacacacatacttaatttaaacaaaattctgtatataaaactagttaaaaagatatatattttttgctacttagtagcaaaatttaacaaaatattctgcttcaatcaatatttgttggcatttagcctttcaaaaacaacattttcaccgCGGTCCaaaacctatttgctctccCACACAAAGGAAGACCCGCACCTGTATTAACTGACTGACCGAGACACAAGACGGACATCGTCCTCCCTGAAGTTTGGCTAAAAACATTCAGTGAATAGCCTCCAAAGGTAGccatgtcatttttttgtgatgtacccttaaatagaagagtagaggATAATGGCTTACTCTCTTCTTGACTAGTATGACAGAGCACTGCAGAGGGACGCCCATCATCTTGTGAGGATTCCATGTTACAGACCAGGCTCTGGAAAACAATCatttcaaatttaaaaatgtcacaCTGACCGACATTGGCAACCTTAGACCCTGCTGCTAACCatgggaaaaaaacagcatctGGAGTGGACAGattgtttgtctttctctgcAATGAGATGGATGGTGTGGAAAATAACCAGGCAAAGATTTATAGAAAGGAAATCAAGTTAGGTGGTTGGTAAGTTATATAACACAGGAATTTCTATTGAGTTTCTTGGACCAACCAGTTGATTGAGATTTTGCAAATAGTGCCAGTTGTCAACATGCTGTGCTTTATTATTCCAGCTGAATGCGAGAGTCTTTGTAGCGGTGTACCGCAGAAATccagagagaaaacaaagacgCACTGTGTGAAGTGGTTGGCTTGTGTTTGGGTGCAGTTACCGTTCAATGCCCTGTAGTTTCATCCTGTGCCTGTCTGACATCAGCAGGCCTCCACCCCACGCTGCCTGAAGGGACACAGTCAAACTCATAAAACATACTGATTCATCTAAAGCCGTGGGCACActgcccgcttcaggctcgcgtgacggcagcgtcgcGTCATGGCTGCGtgatgcccacctagggtgttcacactagacgcgagttagctGCCTGTAGGGAGCGTGtctgctacctgtcagctgtgtttcttctgctgctgatagccctttctttctacatagagtttgccttttaatggccatttaacttcatgataaatataatttatatttattttagacagagaaaggttcagaaacgtgtggtaattagtaaataatagtaataatccacaattaaaactctgtactgtattcattaatgatgctttccaagtcactgcttgttccacatcactgtccggcacatatttctgaataaaagcctcgtgttaacaaatgaagggattctgtttATAGAAAAAatgcctgagggcttttattttgaaatgaaagcaggaagtgttgatttacttaactttacttttttttcatctccgtaacatattctacagataaacctcgaaactgtagtaaagtcttgctggtatgaagttaatatacagtcactagatccctttcactgtctgtgacatattctacagatgtctagacatgtaaactgtattatgtagctgatatgatgtccatatactgtcaatagatcaccttcactgtctgttgctgctgggacacgcagctgagacgcgaggGGCTCGCGTGTAAAATAGGCGACCCTTccattctataaaatagacgcgtgTCTCACGCGCGTGAGACGCACGTGAGACACGCGTCTCATGCGgacagtgtgtccactctaacctgttaacatggacgccgaaataaaaaacaatacgCCACGCGAGACTCACGCGAGACtgatgcgggcagtgtgtccaccacttaaGTCCTACACATTCTGGCTGTATTTGTCTgtgcagcccagtcgcacagtaGTTTGTGGAAATAGTCAcggaatttaatgtattgattcatgtacatagatacgaatttcaaattttttcgtcagcacaaaatcagttcctatgtaattcacgtaattgtgaaccgggaagtatagagagcagcGAATGCCGCATAGGGAGGAAGTCGGAGTTTTGATCGGATGtggatcaaaaaacacaggactttcacccagtagactgctgttcgtgtctcATGTGAAACCAGGAgtaaaagttgatttatttgtcacgtaacttctgtacctAAGTTACCGAATGTCGCCACAGATGCAAGTGCAAACGCAAGGGCTTTCATTGgtgggccataggctcaatcaccatgGTGTTACATCATTCGGcaatagatagtgacttaaaggaccagtgtgtcgGATTTAGTGgatatctagcggtgaggttgcagattacaaccaactgaatacccctccgctcacccctccctttacaagcgtgtcggagaactatggtggccttcaagtaatgtaaaaacgcaaaagtctctctctagagccagagtttggtttgtccgttctgggctactgtagagacatgaaggagcaacatggaggactctgtgaagaggacctgctccctatgtagatatgaaggactcaatCCAagcaacgaaaacacaacgattcttag
It includes:
- the LOC141777706 gene encoding uncharacterized protein LOC141777706, with product MSAFSTRSNMAATAAVNRPPPAHPGPNGGNLHTRANCSGATPQQQDPGLHGTSQDPGPSSHPPHHVYGRPFLYVPAPPPPPFLHYQWPMPFSYNPFAGFPGMGYGMVMPQFPPPLPYMEAPAYIMPHPHVQPVDYRRLLHPQVHAPSAPYQNPNQAHRVRLPHTGPIRETVNCEVQTEPTRRGHGSYDEESPLVRSDSGRGSPSSSSSSSQKRSSAEVENYTLPSSNANDTQVKRTGTVKHGFNALHPTKTKTVQSCIRGTLETQKSRKDSVGQENVPPCRNSHCNIWSVGSSGSMVPVCTSSQQEEEVVKERRISVPDILMSWGGSTPQAAMLQMAEKLAQNDHQLPSYRTEVKHDKSVNQSPTESKNGPMADCADANDAESNLSSTDTATHSKIPKLREAHEEQKVNSRRENEPVGLVGIPYRDELLHSLNTSHKLPDNEQENGDETNPHEDTTDITPYQKSFNSFQMKRKINESVWSVESLAPCIPTKEWLLHNSTFEPEVIVEMTEDVENGTPLTLNDNLIVKASKERRRTRRRCSFSDSVLMSDSWLIYNTPPEKQSLPKKPEIESDIDASEIRPKQVQSTAPSEKDPLASPTRLPQSQIVLSTPTEEDDDKNSSSEPEANRSPNQESLIVNEQQEKSACSPEQEETPLLNSAAGLTTSTAGQNRVEMEDGACGNEEVGQLRNEQLCVPMADQKMAEVSPSKGHLVDCGIQCIELQQCASCKEKIGTGPVRRQFFKYSDVKKGNNGQADGFCVKGQMQKNQKNHWKNREKHSSQQEAYNGFSKPVKPQGGHRRNTRC